ATTCTCGCCGCCCGGCCCGATGGCCATCACCGAGACGTTCTTGCCGACGCTGCCCTCGGCTTCCTCGCCGAGCGTGTCGATGGTGTCGTGGACGCCCGACCCCCAGACGTGGGAAGCGTCGCGCAGTTCGACTTCGCCGTCCTCCACGACCGCGTAGACGGGGTCGTCGGCCTCGCCCTCGAAGAGCAGGCCGTCGAATCCGGCCCACTTGAGTCGCGCTCCCGACCACCCGCCGTGGTGGGAGTCGGTGACGGTGTTCGTGAGCGGCGACTTCGTGACGACCGCGATGCGGCCGCTCATCACAGTCTGGGTACCGGTGAGCGGCCCGTTCATGAACGCCAGCAGGTTGTCGGGACCGAGCGGGTCCACCTCCGGGCCTTGGTCGAAGACGTACTTCACGCCGAGACCGCGCGCCCCGATGTACTTCCGGGCGTCCTCGTCGTCGATGCTCTCGTAGTCTACTCCCTCCTCGCTCAGGTCGATTCGGGCGACGTTGTCTTGGTATCCGCCGAGGTCAGTCATAGTAACGGTGTACACTTGTCTTATGCCGGAAACGTGTTAGGGATTGCCGTAACTGTGTAACCGATTTCGGTTATATCGGTCGGCGGCGAGGCGCGGTCGGCGACGAGATGCAGTCGTCGGTGGAGAATAGGACGGACCCATCCGCCGACGACCGCCGCTTTTTACCGCCGTAGGTGTCAACGCTCGGACGATGAACCTGCACGCAGTTCGGCCGCCGACGTGGCTCCGGTGGGTTGCGGTCGCGGTCGTGGCCGGTGGTATCTTCTTCGCGTCGGTGCTGGACTCGCCGTCGTCGGGTCTCGCCGCGCTCGGACCTTTCGAGACGTTCGGGATGGACAAGTGGCTCCACGCGCTCGCCTACGCGGGTCTCGCGGGAACGCTGGCGAGCGCGCTCGCGCCCGGTCGCAGTCCCGCGGTCACGGCCGCGCTCGCGGGCCTGCTCGCGGTCGGCTACGGCGTCGGCATCGAGTTCGTGCAGGCCCCGCTGGCCGAGCGGTCGTTCTCGGTGGCGGATATGGTCGCCGACGCGGTGGGCGCTGGCGTGGCGGTTCTGGGCTGGCGCGTACTGGTGGGTCTAGTGAATCGGTCGTCGTCGGAACGAGGGGCCGAGAGAGAGGTTTAGCGACTGCGGAGCGAATATCGGACGAAGGTGCGGTCTGATTGGTGTTGGCAGTAGCTAGCACAGCTACGGTTGAAGGTACAGAGAAGCTAGCTGTTGCCGACGCCGAGGAGTCACCGCACCGCGACCGCACAGCACCGGGCCTCGTCCTCCCCACCCGCTTGCGGTCCTCGGCCACGGGCCTGCGGTCCTCAGCCCTCGCGCGGTTGGCGGACCACGAGGGTCCGCCAGCGCGCGCCGAGAAGACGAGGGGCACGAGGCCGACGACGAGAGAGTCCGCGACCAGTTTCCGATTTCGGACCCGAAGCCGATTTACGCGCCCGAACGCTACCAACGCCCAATGAGCAAGCCGACGCCCGACGTGTACGAGCAGGGGAGGGGCATGGACGCCCACAACAAGGTGATGCGCGAGATTCGCGCGGAGAAAGACAAGACCTACGACCCCCACGAACCCACGCGGGTCTGGATAGACGAGGACCGCACCCCCGGCGGCGTCTACCAGAGTCTCACCATCATCCTCAACACCGGCGGGTGTCGCTGGGCGCGCGCCGGTGGGTGTACGATGTGTGGCTACGTCGCCGAGTCCGTCGAAGGTGGCTCCGTGGCTCACGAGGCGCTAATGGACCAAATCGATGTTTGTCTCGACCACGAACGGGACAAAATCGAGGCGGGCGAGGCCGACGGGAAGTCCGGTCTCATCAAGATTTACACCTCCGGGTCGTTCCTCGACGAACGCGAGGTCGGCGCGGAGACCCGCCAAGCCATCGCCGAGACGTTCGCCGACCGCGAGCGAATCGTGGTCGAGAGCCTGCCCGACTTCGTGGAGCAGGACAAAATCGAGGACTTCACCGCGCAGGGCCTGAACACCGACGTGGCCATCGGTCTCGAAACCGCGACCGACCGCGTGCGCCACGACTGCGTGAACAAGTATTTTGACTTCGAGGACTACATCGAGGCGAGCGAGCAGGCCGAAGCCGCCGGGGCCGGAATCAAGGCCTATCTCCTGATGAAGCCGCCGTTCCTCAGCGAGTCCGAGGCCATCGAGGACATGAAGTCCTCAGTGCGCCGCTGTGCCGAGTACGCCCACACCGTCTCGATGAACCCGACCAACGTCCAGCGCTACACGATGGTCGATCAGTTGTACTTCCGGGACGGCTACCGCCCGCCGTGGCTCTGGTCGGTCGCCGAAGTGCTGGAGGACACCGCCGACGCCGACGCCATCGTGGTCTCGGACCCGGTGGGCCACGGGTCCGACCGCGGCCCGCACAACTGCGGCGAGTGCGACGACCGAGTGCAGAAGGCCATCAAGGACTTCGACCTCCGCCAAGACCCCTCGGTCTTCGAGGAAGTCTCCTGTGAGTGCGAGGCGACGTGGGAAGCCGTCGTGGAGCGCGAGAAGGGCTTTAGCCTGCCGCTGGCGCGGTAAGTCGGTCGATTCGGGTTCCATCCGGTCTATGCCTTCTTATCGTCACTTCTGATCGTCGCTTTGGGTCTCTCACTCCTACCAAAATCCCACCTTACAGCCTTCGGTGGTCTTGATGCTCGCCGTGTCGAACTCCGTCGCTCGAATCGCCACGTCCGTCACCGAAGCGTTACAGTCGAATTCCGACTTCGAAATCTCGACGGTCTCCGTCCGGTCGGGGACGCCGACGGTAATCGCGTAGTCGCGGCTCTCACGCAGGTCGATAGCGAGGTTCACGTCGGTGTCGAGGTCGTAGCTCTGTTGAAACCACGGTTCACCGTCGCCCTCACGGCTGATTTCGACGGCTACCTCCAGATTCCGGTCTGTCTCGTTCCAGAGCCAGACCTGACGGTGGTCGCTTCCTCGTCCGACCGCGAGCGTCGTGACCGTCGAGTTCGCCGAGAGGTCGGGGTTCGCAGTCGGGACTCCGCGCTCCGGTGGTTCAGACTCCATTTGTACGTCCGGTGGCCCGCCAGCGAGCAACCCCGACGAGAGACACCCCGACAGCGACGCCGCGAACGCCGACCCCGAGAGCGCGAGATAGTCGCGCCGCGTCGCCATCACGACCCTCCCGGCGTCGTCGTGCAGGCCGCCGAGGTCGAAACCGTCCCGGACTTGATGGCGTCGGGTCGAATCTGCACGTCGGTCCCCGTGGCGTTGCACCAGAAGCGGTTCGGTTCGACGGTGACGGCCTTCTCGCGGCCGCCGATGCGGACCGTCACGTCGTAGGCGCGCCGCGCGTAGAAGACGACCGCGAGGGGTGCCCCGGCGGGGAACTCGGTCTCGGCGCGGTGGAGTCGCGCGCCGCCGGTCGCCACCTCGACCGCGATGGTGGTGGGGTCGCCGGTCAGGTTCCAGACCCAGACGTGGGGCGTCTCGTAGTGGCCGCCGGGCGTCTCGGGGCGTTCGCCGACGACCACGCCGCGAAACGGGTCGTAGGTATTGGATTCGATAGTCGGCGAGCGCGGGACGCCTCGCTCGCCGATAGCGGCGGGTTCGACCGCCTCGGCGGTCGGCGGGACCGCGGTGGTCGGCGTTCGGTCCGTTGTTGTCTCGGACGTGGATTCGGTAGTCGTTCGCGTCGTCGCGGTCGTCTCGCCGGACGAGTCGCCGCCGGAGCCGAGACAGCCAGCGACGCCGAGAGTCACTCCGACGCCGCAGGTCCGCAGGAGAGCGCGTCTGGAGGGCATAACCGGGAGGTGGCCGTCAGCCGACAAGTGTCTTGTGTCGCCGGGAACAAGCATCCATTCCGCGTTTCGCGCGTCTAAGCCGACCCTACCTGTCGATACTTGCCGGATAACAAAGGCTTCGCTCGCCCACCGTCCTCGTGGGGGTGGCACGCAGGGCGGCGCTCGGCGACCGGGGAGTTCGTCGGGTCGCCGACCCGGCGTGTCGGACACATGTCCGAGGGATGGGGCGACTACGAAACTATCTTCTGTTCGAACGGCTGGATAGAAATCCGGAACAGCGACGAGACCGACCACCAGTGGATAGCCAGCGATACGCCGGTATCCATCGACCGATGACGGTCGCCACGGGAGTTCCGGTGGTTGCTACCAGTCTCCCGGCAGATGCGACGGGAGTATCGGCAGTCGCCGCAGGGCCGATTTCGGCGTGGTCGATACTCGT
This genomic stretch from Halorussus pelagicus harbors:
- a CDS encoding VanZ family protein; the protein is MNLHAVRPPTWLRWVAVAVVAGGIFFASVLDSPSSGLAALGPFETFGMDKWLHALAYAGLAGTLASALAPGRSPAVTAALAGLLAVGYGVGIEFVQAPLAERSFSVADMVADAVGAGVAVLGWRVLVGLVNRSSSERGAEREV
- a CDS encoding archaeosine biosynthesis radical SAM protein RaSEA; the protein is MSKPTPDVYEQGRGMDAHNKVMREIRAEKDKTYDPHEPTRVWIDEDRTPGGVYQSLTIILNTGGCRWARAGGCTMCGYVAESVEGGSVAHEALMDQIDVCLDHERDKIEAGEADGKSGLIKIYTSGSFLDEREVGAETRQAIAETFADRERIVVESLPDFVEQDKIEDFTAQGLNTDVAIGLETATDRVRHDCVNKYFDFEDYIEASEQAEAAGAGIKAYLLMKPPFLSESEAIEDMKSSVRRCAEYAHTVSMNPTNVQRYTMVDQLYFRDGYRPPWLWSVAEVLEDTADADAIVVSDPVGHGSDRGPHNCGECDDRVQKAIKDFDLRQDPSVFEEVSCECEATWEAVVEREKGFSLPLAR